The following are encoded together in the Chroicocephalus ridibundus unplaced genomic scaffold, bChrRid1.1 SCAFFOLD_26, whole genome shotgun sequence genome:
- the LOC134509729 gene encoding dystonin-like gives MWWCKHKKLFHDKIDSTLESLKGTAERLRQPPSISAEAEKIKEQISENKNVSVDLERLQPVYETLKQRGKEMIARSEGANKDISAKGC, from the exons atgtggtggtgcaagcaTAAGAAACTG tttcatgacaagatAGATTCGACTCTTGagagtctgaaaggcacagctgaacgtctgaggcagccaccttcGATCTCAGCAGAGGctgagaagattaaagagcaaatcagtgaaaataagaaCGTGTCAGTGGATCTGGAAAGACTTCAGCCGGTGTATGAGacgcttaaacagagagggaaggaaatgattgctcgctcAGAAGGAGCCAATAAGGATATATCTGCTAAAG gctgctAA